In a genomic window of Coprococcus eutactus:
- a CDS encoding HD domain-containing protein, whose amino-acid sequence MDTKPDLIQKAKDMAKSYHEGQTRRGSAGFVPYYDEHILGVYNILKDECQIDDEEVLVTALLHDTVEDTSCTLEDIERAFGPEIKEQVRLLTRIDGEPFSVYARRLFANGTDKTILVKLADRLHNLRTISYMPDIQWIQKKVKQSYTDILNPLHETMKGIDGPYNDKINKLADMIEDQILTVQRKLKLKI is encoded by the coding sequence ATGGATACAAAACCAGACTTAATTCAGAAAGCCAAGGATATGGCAAAGAGCTACCATGAAGGACAGACACGCCGGGGAAGCGCCGGCTTTGTTCCTTATTATGATGAGCATATTCTTGGTGTATATAATATATTGAAAGATGAGTGTCAGATAGATGACGAGGAGGTGCTTGTGACGGCACTTCTCCATGACACGGTGGAGGACACGTCCTGCACGCTTGAAGATATAGAGAGAGCCTTTGGACCGGAGATAAAAGAACAGGTAAGGCTTCTCACCAGAATAGATGGAGAACCGTTTTCTGTTTATGCCAGACGCCTGTTTGCAAATGGCACAGACAAGACTATACTTGTAAAACTGGCGGACAGACTGCACAACCTCAGAACCATATCATATATGCCTGATATACAGTGGATACAGAAGAAGGTAAAGCAGTCTTACACAGATATACTGAATCCTTTGCATGAGACCATGAAGGGGATTGACGGACCATACAATGACAAGATCAACAAACTTGCTGATATGATAGAAGATCAGATACTTACGGTACAGAGAAAATTAAAGTTGAAAATATAA
- a CDS encoding histidine phosphatase family protein, which produces MEIYIVRHGETIWNEKKLLQGRTDIELNENGRKLAIITGKNLRNTHFDIVFSSPLKRAHETACLIVGDRNIPIVTNDLIKEMCFGDWEGQNMSELLKDPSQDFQYFFKHPELYHPIGCGESFQELCDRASKFMTEYIEPLAKTDTRVMIVAHGAINKAMMMHVKKHDLKDFWSGGLQQNCNVIIMDYSDGIYRIIDETKIFY; this is translated from the coding sequence ATGGAAATATATATAGTACGACACGGTGAAACCATATGGAATGAGAAGAAACTACTTCAGGGAAGAACCGATATTGAACTAAACGAAAACGGACGAAAACTGGCAATAATAACCGGAAAGAATCTCAGGAACACTCATTTTGACATAGTGTTCTCAAGCCCTCTGAAGAGAGCACACGAAACAGCCTGCCTTATAGTTGGAGACAGAAACATACCTATAGTAACCAACGACCTCATCAAGGAAATGTGTTTCGGTGACTGGGAGGGACAGAACATGTCTGAACTATTAAAGGATCCAAGTCAGGATTTTCAGTATTTTTTCAAACATCCTGAACTCTACCATCCTATAGGATGTGGTGAGTCATTCCAGGAGCTGTGTGACAGAGCCTCCAAATTCATGACTGAATATATCGAGCCTCTTGCCAAAACTGACACGAGAGTCATGATAGTAGCCCACGGTGCCATCAACAAAGCTATGATGATGCACGTCAAAAAACACGATCTCAAGGATTTTTGGTCCGGTGGACTCCAACAAAACTGCAACGTCATAATAATGGATTACTCCGATGGCATATACAGGATAATCGATGAGACCAAAATATTTTATTAA
- a CDS encoding uracil-DNA glycosylase, whose product MPAITNDWAEYLKPEYSKEYYRDLFNFVGQAYATQTVYPPADDIFNAFHNTPLSKVKCVIIGQDPYHEPGQAHGLSFSVKPGVAIPPSLVNIYQELHDDLGCKIPNNGYLEKWADQGVLMLNAVLTVQAHRAGSHQGRGWEKFTDAAIRILNKQDKPIVFILWGAYAQKKAAFLNNPHHLILKSAHPSPLSVYRGFWGSRPFSKTNDFLTAHGVEPIDWQIEDI is encoded by the coding sequence ATGCCCGCTATAACAAATGACTGGGCCGAATACTTAAAGCCCGAATACAGCAAAGAATACTACAGAGACCTTTTTAATTTTGTCGGTCAGGCGTACGCAACGCAGACCGTATATCCACCCGCTGATGATATTTTCAACGCATTCCACAACACACCATTGTCAAAGGTCAAGTGCGTTATCATAGGCCAGGATCCATATCATGAACCAGGGCAGGCACACGGACTCAGTTTCAGCGTGAAACCAGGAGTTGCAATCCCACCTTCACTTGTTAACATATACCAGGAGCTCCACGATGACCTCGGCTGTAAAATACCCAACAACGGATATCTTGAGAAATGGGCAGATCAAGGAGTCCTCATGCTCAATGCCGTGCTGACTGTTCAGGCACACAGAGCCGGCTCCCATCAAGGAAGAGGCTGGGAGAAATTCACAGATGCCGCAATCCGTATACTCAACAAGCAGGACAAACCTATCGTATTTATTCTATGGGGGGCTTATGCACAGAAAAAAGCAGCATTTTTGAATAATCCACATCATCTGATACTGAAGTCAGCCCACCCAAGTCCACTCTCTGTATACAGAGGATTCTGGGGCAGTCGTCCATTCAGCAAGACAAACGATTTTCTCACCGCACACGGCGTTGAACCTATAGACTGGCAGATTGAAGACATTTAA
- a CDS encoding 2-isopropylmalate synthase produces the protein MKNYQNYKRGYFMPPVECTDWVKKEYIDKAPAWCSVDLRDGNQALIVPMSLDEKLEFFQELVRIGFKEIEIGFPAASETEYEFCRTLIEKNLIPDDVTIQVLTQARPHIIEKTFKAIEGCSNVIVHLYNSTSFAQRQQVFRKSKEEILKIAVDGAELLNKMAEEYGVPYQFEYSPESFTGTEMDYALEVCNAVIDVWKPTADRKVIINLPATVEMSLPHVYASQIEYMSKNLHDRENVVLSLHPHNDRGCGVADAELGILAGADRIEGTLFGNGERTGNVDIITLCMNMFTHGVDPELDFSDIPKLTELYERVTGMKVYDRSPYTGKLVFAAFSGSHQDAIAKGMKFRKEQGNGMWTCPYLPLNPEDIGRKYDGDVIRINSQSGKGGIGFILQTKYGFDLPAKFREDLGYTVKDVSDKEHKELSPKEVLDIFQNTYVNVDGPIKMLENHFVQGDGISTEITILKNGEKKVYHGKGNGRLDAVSNAIKKHFDIQFKVVCYEEHSLQTGSNSQAVAYVGIEIENGSVVWGAGIKDDIIDASVHALVSAVNRTGKL, from the coding sequence ATGAAGAATTATCAAAATTACAAGCGCGGATATTTTATGCCGCCGGTGGAGTGCACAGACTGGGTAAAGAAAGAGTATATAGACAAAGCTCCTGCATGGTGCAGCGTTGATCTCAGAGATGGCAATCAGGCGCTTATAGTTCCAATGAGTCTTGACGAAAAGCTTGAGTTTTTCCAGGAGCTTGTGAGAATAGGTTTCAAGGAGATTGAGATCGGTTTTCCGGCAGCATCAGAGACAGAGTATGAATTCTGCAGAACACTTATAGAAAAAAATCTCATACCTGATGATGTTACTATTCAGGTACTTACACAGGCAAGACCTCATATTATCGAGAAGACATTTAAGGCTATAGAGGGATGCAGTAATGTTATCGTACATCTTTACAACTCAACATCATTTGCACAGAGACAGCAGGTGTTCAGAAAGTCAAAGGAAGAGATACTGAAGATCGCTGTTGATGGTGCAGAGCTTCTCAACAAGATGGCAGAAGAATATGGCGTGCCATATCAGTTCGAGTATTCACCGGAGAGCTTTACAGGAACAGAGATGGATTATGCGCTTGAGGTGTGCAATGCAGTTATAGATGTGTGGAAGCCTACTGCTGACAGAAAGGTTATAATCAATCTTCCTGCGACCGTAGAGATGTCACTGCCGCATGTCTATGCAAGCCAGATAGAGTACATGAGCAAGAACCTCCACGACAGAGAGAATGTGGTATTATCACTTCATCCTCACAATGACAGAGGCTGCGGAGTTGCCGACGCAGAGCTTGGTATACTTGCCGGAGCAGATAGAATAGAAGGAACACTGTTTGGCAATGGTGAGAGAACGGGAAATGTAGATATAATCACACTGTGTATGAACATGTTCACTCACGGAGTTGATCCTGAACTTGACTTTAGCGATATTCCAAAGCTTACAGAACTCTATGAGAGAGTTACAGGAATGAAGGTATATGACCGTTCCCCATACACAGGAAAGCTTGTATTCGCTGCATTCTCAGGCTCACATCAGGATGCCATAGCAAAGGGTATGAAGTTCAGAAAAGAGCAGGGCAATGGAATGTGGACCTGTCCATATCTGCCGCTTAATCCAGAGGATATCGGAAGAAAATATGATGGAGATGTTATAAGAATAAACAGCCAGTCTGGAAAGGGTGGAATCGGATTTATACTTCAGACAAAGTATGGATTTGACCTGCCTGCCAAGTTCAGGGAGGACCTTGGATATACTGTTAAGGATGTATCAGATAAGGAACACAAGGAGCTCAGCCCTAAGGAAGTTCTTGATATATTCCAGAATACATATGTAAATGTTGATGGACCTATAAAGATGCTTGAGAACCATTTTGTTCAGGGAGATGGAATATCAACGGAGATCACTATTCTCAAGAATGGTGAAAAGAAGGTGTATCATGGCAAGGGAAATGGACGTCTTGATGCAGTCAGCAACGCCATTAAAAAGCATTTTGATATACAGTTTAAGGTCGTATGCTATGAGGAGCATTCTCTTCAGACTGGATCCAACTCACAGGCTGTGGCTTATGTCGGAATTGAGATTGAAAACGGCAGTGTTGTATGGGGGGCAGGAATAAAGGATGATATCATCGATGCCTCTGTACATGCACTTGTAAGCGCAGTGAATAGAACAGGTAAATTATAA
- a CDS encoding CBS domain-containing protein, with product MNILFFLTPKSEVAYIEDSFSLRQILEKMEIHRYSAIPILSNNGEYVGTITEGDILWYCKKNSMSALKTAETIFLSDIPKKFEYASVSINSNMEDLIARAMAQNFVPVVDDQNKFIGIVTRKDIIGYCYKKLKTMQSD from the coding sequence ATGAATATTTTATTTTTTCTGACACCCAAAAGTGAGGTTGCATATATTGAGGATAGTTTTTCCCTCAGACAGATACTTGAAAAAATGGAGATACACCGCTACTCTGCCATCCCTATATTGTCAAACAATGGCGAGTACGTTGGAACTATAACAGAGGGCGATATTCTCTGGTATTGCAAAAAGAATTCAATGAGTGCACTCAAGACCGCCGAGACGATCTTTCTGAGTGACATCCCAAAGAAATTCGAGTACGCCTCCGTATCGATCAACTCAAACATGGAAGATCTGATAGCCCGCGCAATGGCTCAGAACTTTGTCCCGGTCGTAGACGATCAGAATAAATTTATTGGCATCGTGACACGTAAGGATATCATAGGCTACTGTTATAAAAAACTGAAAACCATGCAGTCAGATTGA
- the yyaC gene encoding spore protease YyaC, with amino-acid sequence MNITDRRRMLRRTEYYNPTITSSADDMSARMCKILKSLRSGDRSTVVLCIGTDRATGDALGPLVGSLLSNSQCAYRVYGTLQHPVHALNLNDTIKKIYTEHQYPVVIAVDASLGHRTDVGMVTLTKAPLLPGIGVNKKLPAIGDLSITGIVNLSGKPGLSLLQSTRLYTVNNMAHYIADVIMRTEAST; translated from the coding sequence ATGAATATAACCGATCGCAGAAGAATGCTCAGGCGAACTGAATATTACAATCCCACAATCACTTCATCCGCGGACGATATGTCCGCCAGAATGTGCAAAATATTAAAGTCCCTGCGCAGTGGAGATAGGAGCACAGTTGTTCTATGCATAGGAACAGACCGGGCAACAGGCGATGCTCTTGGCCCGCTCGTAGGCAGCTTGCTTTCCAATTCCCAGTGTGCCTACAGAGTATATGGCACATTGCAGCACCCAGTCCACGCTCTCAACCTAAACGATACGATAAAGAAGATATATACAGAGCACCAATACCCGGTTGTGATCGCCGTGGACGCGTCGCTCGGGCACAGAACAGATGTGGGGATGGTAACTCTCACCAAAGCTCCGCTTCTTCCCGGTATAGGTGTAAATAAAAAACTCCCGGCAATAGGCGACTTGTCTATTACCGGGATCGTTAATCTGTCTGGAAAACCAGGACTCAGTCTTCTGCAGAGTACAAGATTGTATACTGTAAACAACATGGCGCATTACATCGCCGACGTCATCATGCGGACCGAAGCTTCCACATAG
- a CDS encoding LysM peptidoglycan-binding domain-containing protein, which yields MIEIVYDEEREKNSDTGRKKYELPKNIRQVGNAPGNYKIYIEDYVMTYLRKLAAPGNMMCRGAILLGRIYRQDGEKVMFISGAVDAQNLEFDISMISFDDSVWSSLYSEINKYFDDLVIVGWFLSRMGFSTNINEQMKKLHRDNFPGDDKILFLMDSLECDEAFYYYENGSLVREKGYYIYYVRNEKMQNYIISRKNDATESKRDAVAIKDKTVVETFREKERSRTKDHRKGRGGFVRTAAGIGVVCAVSLGALWCVSPSTFDRLGDVVMRKNGGEVQVFMNNADVRSADEPSGVINKGSSKRNVNMQQIDSQEGDAQTEQTQSADQTSQDRAQPDSGSITENITENITENITENTADVIAADSGQNIYIVEAGDTLVSIAIKMYGDQTKADYIATVNELDIDTPIYEGQKIVIPYIE from the coding sequence ATGATAGAGATAGTATATGATGAGGAGAGAGAAAAAAACAGTGACACAGGGAGAAAGAAATATGAACTCCCAAAGAATATCAGACAGGTGGGAAATGCTCCAGGAAATTACAAGATATATATAGAAGATTATGTGATGACGTATCTGAGAAAACTTGCTGCCCCGGGAAATATGATGTGCAGAGGGGCGATACTGCTTGGAAGGATATACCGTCAAGATGGCGAAAAAGTTATGTTTATAAGTGGTGCGGTGGATGCGCAGAATCTCGAATTTGATATCTCGATGATAAGCTTTGATGACAGCGTGTGGAGCAGCTTGTATTCAGAGATAAACAAATATTTTGATGATCTGGTTATAGTCGGCTGGTTTTTATCCAGAATGGGATTTTCGACAAATATAAATGAGCAGATGAAAAAGCTGCACAGGGATAATTTCCCAGGGGATGATAAGATATTGTTTCTCATGGATTCCCTCGAGTGCGATGAGGCGTTTTATTATTATGAAAATGGCAGTCTTGTGAGAGAAAAGGGATATTACATATACTATGTTCGAAATGAGAAAATGCAGAACTATATAATAAGCAGAAAAAATGATGCGACGGAGTCGAAGAGGGATGCAGTCGCTATAAAGGATAAGACCGTGGTGGAGACATTCCGTGAGAAGGAGCGCAGTAGAACGAAGGACCACCGGAAGGGAAGAGGCGGATTTGTACGTACTGCTGCGGGCATCGGAGTCGTGTGTGCTGTGTCTCTGGGGGCTCTATGGTGTGTGTCACCGTCCACATTTGATAGGCTGGGGGATGTGGTGATGCGAAAAAATGGAGGGGAAGTTCAGGTGTTCATGAACAATGCTGACGTCAGAAGTGCAGACGAACCGTCAGGTGTTATAAATAAGGGAAGCTCCAAGCGAAATGTGAATATGCAGCAGATAGATTCACAGGAGGGAGATGCACAGACAGAGCAAACTCAGTCAGCAGACCAGACATCCCAGGATAGAGCGCAGCCTGACTCAGGAAGTATCACAGAAAATATCACAGAAAATATCACAGAAAATATCACAGAAAATACAGCCGATGTTATAGCAGCGGACTCTGGTCAGAATATATATATCGTGGAGGCCGGGGATACCCTGGTAAGTATTGCGATAAAGATGTATGGTGATCAGACTAAGGCCGATTATATAGCCACTGTGAATGAACTGGATATAGACACCCCCATATACGAGGGGCAGAAAATAGTTATTCCATATATAGAGTAA
- a CDS encoding DUF5711 family protein — MSLFNKNRKKENYKHEEKDESVKALYDECADDSVDNVIEVKRTMGKRGRVIVAVAVAVIAVGLSISYMRYSAVKTYDGFDVVKSVETSGDNIADYFVFAGNVLKVTKDGASYIDETGTVKWDVSYAMKMPKAEVCGDYAIVADMNGKDVYIFTTEGEVSRQTLSYDIANVDIAQQGVYCLVLIGEDGSYISEYDKDSKKIYEKKASIDKDGYPLDIDISNDGVKLIVSYLRVNGVKTETVLAAYNFGSVGQNKNADRLMDSYTIEDSLYPTVKFIDNDTIACFGDKDIRLYTMVEEPKEKTVIDLEGREMQGVFYNSTCVGYIALADSGSGSKYKIYTYGSNGSQKSVVSYSDSYDKIYAAQDEIIVVGDMDCSIFRLNGSTKFKYSFPKKLVNVVPDANKEEYVVISESETQIIALK, encoded by the coding sequence ATGAGTTTATTTAATAAGAACAGAAAAAAAGAGAATTATAAACACGAAGAAAAAGATGAATCAGTAAAGGCTCTTTATGATGAGTGTGCAGATGATTCGGTGGATAATGTAATAGAAGTAAAGCGCACTATGGGCAAAAGAGGGCGTGTCATAGTGGCAGTGGCTGTTGCGGTGATTGCCGTCGGACTGAGCATATCGTATATGAGGTATAGTGCTGTAAAGACGTATGACGGGTTTGATGTTGTCAAATCGGTTGAGACATCCGGAGACAATATAGCGGATTATTTTGTGTTTGCAGGAAATGTCCTCAAGGTTACAAAGGATGGAGCGTCATATATTGATGAAACTGGCACGGTGAAGTGGGATGTCAGCTATGCTATGAAGATGCCTAAAGCAGAAGTGTGCGGTGATTATGCCATAGTTGCGGATATGAATGGCAAGGATGTATACATATTTACCACTGAGGGAGAGGTGAGCCGTCAGACGCTGAGTTATGATATTGCAAATGTTGACATAGCGCAACAGGGAGTTTACTGCCTTGTTCTCATTGGGGAAGATGGTTCATATATAAGCGAGTATGATAAGGACAGTAAGAAGATATATGAGAAGAAGGCATCTATAGATAAGGATGGATATCCTCTGGATATAGATATCTCCAATGATGGTGTAAAACTAATAGTAAGCTATTTAAGAGTGAATGGCGTCAAGACTGAAACGGTGTTGGCGGCGTACAATTTTGGTTCGGTGGGACAGAATAAAAATGCGGACAGACTTATGGATTCATATACTATAGAAGATTCACTATATCCTACGGTGAAGTTTATCGACAACGATACCATCGCCTGCTTTGGCGATAAGGATATAAGGCTGTACACTATGGTGGAGGAACCCAAGGAGAAAACTGTCATAGATCTGGAAGGCAGAGAGATGCAGGGAGTGTTTTATAATTCTACCTGTGTTGGGTATATAGCTTTGGCTGATTCTGGCTCTGGCTCAAAATATAAGATATACACATATGGAAGTAACGGAAGCCAGAAGTCTGTGGTTAGCTATTCGGATTCATATGACAAGATATATGCGGCTCAGGATGAGATAATAGTTGTGGGAGATATGGACTGTAGTATTTTCAGATTGAATGGAAGTACCAAATTCAAATACTCGTTTCCCAAGAAGCTTGTCAATGTGGTTCCGGATGCAAACAAAGAAGAGTATGTAGTGATATCTGAAAGTGAAACGCAGATAATAGCTTTAAAGTAG
- a CDS encoding CvpA family protein, which translates to MNLMLLAFLAIVLLCALLGYHRGLLKSALSAIGIVGAILLANLLNPYVRTFICEHTGIREEVRQRIELGLNADQLDVQGSVYGKEGYLENTDLPEIVKNYIRSSDSIRKGQETLSEYVQDVVDYLTDMVVSGIAYITTVLLVALGLIIALALSNLVSVIPVVGGIDKTGGIVFGFAQSILIVWGLMLVITLFSAFSWGTDMMKMIDESKILTFVYKKNIFLKIVVDILDNI; encoded by the coding sequence ATGAATCTTATGTTACTTGCATTCCTTGCAATCGTATTATTGTGCGCACTCCTGGGATATCACAGAGGACTGCTTAAGAGCGCGCTCAGTGCAATAGGGATAGTTGGGGCTATTCTGCTTGCAAATTTACTAAATCCATATGTAAGGACTTTTATCTGTGAGCATACAGGTATAAGAGAAGAGGTCAGACAGAGGATAGAGTTGGGGCTCAATGCTGATCAACTTGATGTACAGGGGTCAGTATATGGAAAGGAAGGGTATCTTGAGAATACAGACCTTCCGGAGATCGTAAAAAATTATATACGAAGCAGCGACAGTATAAGAAAAGGCCAGGAGACATTGTCTGAATATGTACAGGATGTGGTGGACTATCTGACGGATATGGTAGTTAGTGGAATTGCATACATAACAACAGTATTACTGGTTGCTTTGGGGCTCATAATAGCGTTGGCGCTTTCTAATCTGGTCAGTGTGATACCTGTGGTTGGCGGAATAGATAAGACTGGGGGGATTGTGTTTGGATTTGCCCAGTCAATACTCATCGTATGGGGGCTGATGCTTGTAATCACGCTTTTTTCTGCGTTTAGCTGGGGAACAGATATGATGAAAATGATCGATGAAAGTAAAATATTGACATTTGTATACAAAAAGAATATTTTTTTGAAAATAGTTGTTGACATATTGGATAATATTTAG